In one window of Tachypleus tridentatus isolate NWPU-2018 chromosome 2, ASM421037v1, whole genome shotgun sequence DNA:
- the LOC143244528 gene encoding rRNA methyltransferase 3, mitochondrial-like isoform X2, with protein sequence MLSEETNSKRYVKEAELRDVPRYEYEILQNNDPRFTTVMTLLKSRKKREKILLEGRRLISDAISAGIHPESIFFSQEQNLCEIPLEEAVNVQLFKVFYKQLNLWSDLTTSPGVMGSPKVFCFKSK encoded by the exons ATGTTATCAGAAGAAACGAACTCGAAACGTTATGTGAAGGAAGCCGAACTTAGAGATGTGCCTCGCTATGAGTATGAGATACTTCAAAATAATGACCCGCGTTTTAC gACAGTAATGACTCTATTGAAATCTCgcaaaaaaagggaaaaaattcTCTTAGAAGGTAGGAGACTCATTAGTGATGCTATATCAGCTGGTATTCACCCAGAATCAATCTTCTTCAGTCAAGAACAGAATCTTTGTGAAATTCCTCTTGAGGAAGCTGTCAACGTGCAACTCTTTAAGGTATTTTATAAACAGCTGAACTTGTGGTCTGACCTTACAACCTCTCCGGGAGTAATGG GTTCTccgaaagtgttttgtttcaagagtaaatag
- the LOC143244528 gene encoding rRNA methyltransferase 3, mitochondrial-like isoform X1: MLSEETNSKRYVKEAELRDVPRYEYEILQNNDPRFTTVMTLLKSRKKREKILLEGRRLISDAISAGIHPESIFFSQEQNLCEIPLEEAVNVQLFKVFYKQLNLWSDLTTSPGVMGLDVEILQRIRG; this comes from the exons ATGTTATCAGAAGAAACGAACTCGAAACGTTATGTGAAGGAAGCCGAACTTAGAGATGTGCCTCGCTATGAGTATGAGATACTTCAAAATAATGACCCGCGTTTTAC gACAGTAATGACTCTATTGAAATCTCgcaaaaaaagggaaaaaattcTCTTAGAAGGTAGGAGACTCATTAGTGATGCTATATCAGCTGGTATTCACCCAGAATCAATCTTCTTCAGTCAAGAACAGAATCTTTGTGAAATTCCTCTTGAGGAAGCTGTCAACGTGCAACTCTTTAAGGTATTTTATAAACAGCTGAACTTGTGGTCTGACCTTACAACCTCTCCGGGAGTAATGG GACTTGATGTAGAGATACTACAAAGAATAAGAGGCTAA